Within the Aquipuribacter sp. SD81 genome, the region CTCGACGGACCGGCTCAGCCGTCGGTGCGCGAGCGGTACGCGGCCGCGTCAAGCAGGCCCTCGACGGCGGCCGGGTCGTCGGGGCGCACCTCGAACAGCCAGCCGTCGCCGTACGGGTCGCCGTTGACGCGCGCGGGGTCGGCCTCGAGCGCGTCGTTGCGCGCGGTGACCGTCCCGCTCACGGGCGCGAACAGCTCGCTGACGGACTTCGTGGACTCCACCTCGCCGCACGGGTCGCCCGCCGTCACCGCGACGCCCTCGGCGGGCAGCTCGACGAAGACGATGTCGCCGAGGGCGTCCTGGGCGTAGTCGGTGATGCCGACCCGCACGACGCCGTCGTCACCGGTGACGGACACCCACTCGTGCTCGTCCGTGTAGCGAAGCCCCTCGGGCACGTCCACCGTCTCACCGCTCCCTGGCTCGGCCGGCCCGCCGGCTCACTCCTCCGGCGGGGCCGGGCGAGCGTACTCAGGCGTCCGGACGGCCCGCAACGCGTCGACCACGACGGTGTCCTGCTCGGTGACGACGACGGTGTCGCCGAAGCGCTCGAGGGTCGGGACGACACCGCCGGGGATGCGCATGGCGGGCTCGATGACGTCGGGGTCGCCGATCGCCCGCACCGTGAACGGCGACGTGACGGGCGTGCCGTCGACGAGCACGGAGCCGTCGGCGCCGTCGGCGAACCACGTGCTCGCGACGACGCGGACGTCGCCGATCTGGATCGCCTCGGCTCCGGCGTCGCGCAGCTCCTGCACCGCGTCGAGCAGGAAGGGTCCGGTGACGGTCCGCTCCCCCTGGTCGGTGACGACCATGACGACACCGGGGCCCTCGGCCGCGGCCGTGCCGGCGAGCACGGAGTACACCGCGAGGCGCTCCTGCGCGGCGCGCTCGGCCTCGGCGGCCGCGTCGCTGGAGGTCAGCAGCGCCTCCTGCTGCTCGCGCAGCAAGGCGGCCTCCTCCTCCAGGCGCTGGCGCCGCTCGCTCACGTCGTCCAGCAGGCGGACGAGCTCGGACTCGCGCAGCGTCTGCAGCCCGCCCTCCGACGTCTCGCGCGCCTGCGTCACGACCCCTAGCCCGAGCAGGAACAGCAGGACGGCCGCGAGCACCTGGAACCGGCCGGGCCGGCGGCCCACGCCGGAGCGCAGCCGGCGCCAGGCGGCGCGGCGCTCGACGGTGTCGGGGTGGTAGGGGCTGCTCACACCGGCTCCCGGGTGCCGCTCACGAGCCCAGCAGGTGCCGCCGGATGGCGGCGGCGTTGGAGAAGATGCGGATGCCGAGGACGACGACGACCCCCGTGCTCAGCTGGGCGCCGACGCCGAGCTGGTCGCCGAGGAACACGACGAAGGCCGCGACGAGGACGTTGAACACGAGCGAGGTGACGAACACCCGGTCGTCGAAGATCCCCTCGATGACGGCCCGCAGGCCGCCGAAGAGCGCGTCGAGGGCCGCGACGATCGCGATCGGCAGGTACGGCTGCAGGTACGGCGGCACGCTGGGCTCCAGCAGCACGCCGACGAGCACGCCGAGGAGCAGCCCGAGGATCGCGATCACGACTGGCCATCCTCCTGCACGGAGGCCTCCGGCCGCTCCGCCGCCACCGCCCCGGCGTGGCGCAGCGTGAGCCGCGACGCGGGCGGCAGGCGGAGGTCGTCGCGCGCCTCGTGCGACACCCCGATGCCGTAGTTGGTGCCGAGGAAGCGGGTGTAGTCCGCGACCCGCCCGCCCGTGAGCTCGTCGAGCAGCGCGTCCTGGTCCCCGACCGCCTCGATGACGTACGGCCGTGCGAGCTGGCGCAGGTCGACGACGATGGCGTCCCCGGCGTGGCGGATGGTGCTGAGGGCCGTCAGCCGCTGGCCGTTGACCGCGACGGCCTCCGCCCCGGCCGACCACAGGGCGTTGACGACCGTCTGGACGTCGCCGTCGCGGACCCGCCCGTCGTCGCCGAAGCCGCCCTCGCCCGACGCGT harbors:
- the gcvH gene encoding glycine cleavage system protein GcvH, with the translated sequence MDVPEGLRYTDEHEWVSVTGDDGVVRVGITDYAQDALGDIVFVELPAEGVAVTAGDPCGEVESTKSVSELFAPVSGTVTARNDALEADPARVNGDPYGDGWLFEVRPDDPAAVEGLLDAAAYRSRTDG
- a CDS encoding DUF881 domain-containing protein, with amino-acid sequence MSSPYHPDTVERRAAWRRLRSGVGRRPGRFQVLAAVLLFLLGLGVVTQARETSEGGLQTLRESELVRLLDDVSERRQRLEEEAALLREQQEALLTSSDAAAEAERAAQERLAVYSVLAGTAAAEGPGVVMVVTDQGERTVTGPFLLDAVQELRDAGAEAIQIGDVRVVASTWFADGADGSVLVDGTPVTSPFTVRAIGDPDVIEPAMRIPGGVVPTLERFGDTVVVTEQDTVVVDALRAVRTPEYARPAPPEE
- a CDS encoding small basic family protein; translation: MIAILGLLLGVLVGVLLEPSVPPYLQPYLPIAIVAALDALFGGLRAVIEGIFDDRVFVTSLVFNVLVAAFVVFLGDQLGVGAQLSTGVVVVLGIRIFSNAAAIRRHLLGS